A single Numenius arquata chromosome 1, bNumArq3.hap1.1, whole genome shotgun sequence DNA region contains:
- the LOC141470433 gene encoding OX-2 membrane glycoprotein-like gives MTFRALVLCLACTGLGEAKVVPQVEQRNVKVGDTVTLSCTLTEPMDVLQVTWQKDSEKPHNNIATYSITKGLKIHEPYQDRMNFTSLVLNETNITFWDARMDDSGCYTCLFNTFPFGSFSGHTCLSVFGLNASVHYNISEGHLIAICNAVGLPEPTITWNNLFNSTPTHETIRHTNGLVSITSKLEIYNTQSIGAQDLTCRVSNTNEKMELPVKMKGEEGSSLLWLMITAVILVVIIVLILIMLCWRQRICRRT, from the exons ATGACTTTCCGAGCTCTGGTTTTGTGTCTGGCTTGTACTGGGCTTGGAGAGGCAAAAG TGGTTCCACAGGTGGAACAAAGAAATGTGAAGGTGGGCGACACCGTGACTCTCAGCTGTACCCTGACAGAACCCATGGATGTTCTGCAAGTGACATGGCAAAAGGACTCTGAAAAACCACACAATAATATAGCTACATACAGTATCACAAAAGGATTAAAGATTCATGAGCCTTATCAAGACCGAATGAATTTCACAAGTCTGGTACTCAATGAGACAAACATCACTTTTTGGGACGCTAGAATGGATGATTCAGGGTGTTACACGTGTCTCTTCAATACTTTCCCTTTCGGATCCTTCTCTGGACATACCTGCCTGAGTGTCTTTG GTCTCAATGCATCTGTCCATTACAACATTTCCGAAGGTCATTTGATAGCCATCTGTAATGCTGTTGGCCTCCCAGAGCCTACCATCACCTGGAACAACTTATTCAATTCCACTCCTACACATGAGACAATCAGGCACACCAATGGGCTGGTGTCCATCACCAGTAAACTGGAGATCTACAACACTCAGAGCATCGGTGCACAGGACTTGACCTGCAGAGTAAGCAACACAAATGAGAAAATGGAATTGCCTGTGAAAATGAAAGGAG AAGAGGGATCTTCGTTGCTTTGGCTGATGATTACTGCAGTGATTTTAGTTGTCATCATAGTTCTGATTCTGATCATGCTGTGCTGGAGGCAGAGGATATGCAGGAGGACCTGA